A region of the Pseudodesulfovibrio sp. JC047 genome:
CTTCATATGAATATATCCGTCAATTTCGAAAGGGAAATACAGAAGAATATTTTTAGGTATCGCTTTGAAAAAGGATGGGCTCCAGTTCGATCCCTTGACGCGACGCACTGTTGTGCAAATGCTCGTGAACCGCTTCGCGTGCTTCGAAAGGCTGCTTGGCCACAATGGCTTCGTATATTTTCTTATGCTCCTGAAACACGAGCTTTGATCGTTCATAGTCCTGATTGGACAAGGCACGGGCATCCTGCACCCCTTTCAGCAATCGGGCCGAAAGAAACCGGATGAAACTCATGATATATTCATTGCCAGCGGCCTCGGCAAGAATGGCATGAAAGGCGTAATCAGGGATCAGGCCACTCTCTTTGTCAACAATGGCCTGACTCAACTCATCAAGATGGGCTGCCATCTTTGCCAGATGTTCGTCGGTCCGCCTGACCGCAGCAAGAGCGGCACTTTCACCTTCCATGATAAGCCTGAATTCAATGATATCAGCCTTATTCTCATCGGAGGCAAAGACGCTGGGCAGGGTAAAAATCTTCCGTGAATATTCATCACATACAACAGGACCACTACCCCGCTTCGACTTGAGAATTCCTTCGAACTTGAGACGCGCCAGCGCTTCTCTCACCACGGTCCGGCTCACGCTGAATGTCTTCGCCAAAGCCGTTTCCGAAGGAAGCACATCGCCAGGCTTGAAATCGCCTTCCTGGATTTGTCGCGCAATGATGCTCGCCAGTTCTTCGGGAAGGGATGGCCATCGTCCAAGCCCCTCTGAATTCAAGTGTGTTATGCTCATGGCATACGCTTAACGCTGATGATATCGATAATCAAGAAAAAGAAACAACTATTGATAATTCTATAAACTCGCGTCTCGTTTTATCCTGTTGCACGATGTTTCATGCCGCAGCCCAACGGACGCTCCATATCAAAAAGAAGGTCACACGCAAATCATTTCGCCGTTTTCCGCGATCCAGAACCACTTTGCGGTCCTACATCCCCCAAACCACACAGCCCCAGACACCGACGGCCCAGAGGATGGCCACAAGCACCCCAACTGACCCGAGATCTTTCGCAGCCCCTGACAGAACGTGCTTTTCCGGGCCAATGCGATCAACAACGGCTTCGATCGCCGTATTGAAAATCTCTGCGACAAGCACGCCGATAAGACTGCCCACAAGCAGCAGTGTTTCAACCATGCTCACATCAAGCCACAAAGCCACCGGAACCAGAATCACACACACCAGCAACTCTTCCTGAAAGGGTTTCTGCTTCAAGGCAAACCCGAATCCCTGGACGGAATAGGTGAACGCATTGAAAATGCGGCGCATGCGCGCCTTCAAAAATGACGTCATGACTCTCCTGTTTTTTTAGCATCAACTATGCCGGTACTCGGACTGTCTCTTCTCTCTCGCCAGAGGCTATCGAACCATATCCTTATATGAATGGCCATGAATAACGCGTGCGGTATCGCCTTCCTTGCTCAAGAGCGTATGCAACCCATCGAGTTTCTCGGAACGAATTCGTGCGAGTTTCGCAATGGTCCCGGACAGTGAACACGTCGAATACGGGCGGTGAATGATTCCCTCCAAAGCGGTCGCGATGTTCGCATGACTCTCCCTATATGCCGGAGACATCCAAAAAAGCATGGGGACTTCCACCATATTCTTGGTCGGATTCTTCTCGGAACACCCACGCATGTATCGCGAGTCATAGACGTCCTGTCCATGATCGGAAAAGTACAGGACAAAGGATGTGTCCGGTACGTTTTTCACCGCTTCCACCACCCGGTGCAGAACAAAATCAGTATATGCAAGGCTGTTGTCATAATGATTGATATGCTCAATGGCCTCGTCATCAGCCCATTCCTTCAGGGCCACCCCTTCACGCGAGTCCGGGGCAAAGATCATTCTTTCTCGTGGATACCGCAAGGCATAGGTCAGATGAGACCCCAAAAGATGCAAAAAAACGGCTTTCTTCGGTGCGGGATCAGCCAAGGCCTTTTCAAGATGCGGGAGCAATTCGCCATCATAGGTCGCGCTTTTCCCTTCCTTGCGGGAGAGGTTGATATAGTGACGAGCAGACGCCCGCGCAGTCATGGTCTCCAGAATATTCCCGGACCCTTTGGGGGCCGTCTGATTGGACAACCAAAATGTCTTGAAGCCGCACGCATTGAAAAGGTCAATGATGGACGGTTGAAAATCGTTCTGTTCAAGGGCACCCAAACGGAGCACCTGCTTGAGAGAAGGAATGGTATGTGTTGCGGGGCTGGTGACGTCGTCAAAGACAAGCCAGTCATCTTTTTCTGCATATGGGGTGGTATCCCGTGCATATCCATAGATTCCCATATGATTTCTATTGGCGGACTCGCCGACCACGATCACGCAGGTCAACGGACTGTCGTCGGTCTCAAGCGTCCCGAAAATACCTACGGGCACGACTTTTTCATGGGCGGCCCTCCGCGATTCCTTGACGTATCTGTCCAGGCTCCACACCACCATATATCCAGGATGTGAGCCAAGGAACCGCTTACCCTGCTCCACTGCGGTCTTGGCGACAAAGCCGGAGACAACCAGCAAAATGGTCCCGATGACAATCACGCCTTTTTTCCCGAACAACACCTCCCGCTTGATCACCCGAAGAAACAGCAGGACGGGAATCACACAGCTGAAAAGCACTCCCATGACCTTCAGCAGGCTGACCTGATCGACAAAAAACTCGGACGATTCCGGCCCGGTCGTCTCGATCATGGAAAAAATTGCATACGTCGAGATACCAGACTGATATGTCAAAATATGAAAGGTGTTGCACAAACTGGCCACCATAAGGGCCACAAAAGCCGGAACGGTAAACCACTTATAGGCGCGGCGACTCAAAAAAACAGCCGGCACCGCAAGCAATGCATCAATCAACACGGCACGGAACGTATCGGCAAGCGCAAAACCGCGAAACGTTACCCCATAAAGCAAAAGACCATTAAACACATCCAGGCTGATAAAAAGAAGCCATGTCCCGACAAAACCAGCAAAGTTCAGCCGGTTCAGTATTTTTTTCAACCATGCCATCCGCACATTCTCCCACGTATCTCGTTCACAAAGAAATACCTCAACAGCCAACAAAACGTTTGAGTATATATTCAAACATTCAAGGTCAACGTCTTTGCAGTTTTCTCCCTGCATTCATTTCATACAAATAGTGGTCTTTAATTCTCCCTTGCCATGCCCCCACACAAACGGTGACACGAAACGCCCTTCTCTGTCCCTGAACAAAAAAAGGCCAAGAACCTCACTCTATGGATTGTGAATATTCCATTTTTTGATATATATAGACACATTGTCATAACAACATACGAATTTGGACATCGCGTCTTCCGTGACACAGGAAGTCTTGACATCCAATACATCTGAAAAGGAGCAATGACGATGAAGGGAAAAACACCTCAGGACCAACAGGATTCGCACGCCAACTCACGAAGGGACTTTCTCAAAACGGCATCAGCCGCAGCCGTTGCCGTTGGCATCGGAGTGGGAATGGCACACACCACACACGCAGCAATGCCCGCTTCTCCATTGATGACAAAGGACGAGGAGGGACATGAGACCCTTCTCATTAAAAATGTCAATATTTTCGACGGAACGCACGACCAGTTAAAAAAAGGCATGAGCGTTCTTATCAAAGGGAACACCATCGTCGAAATCAGCACCAATTTCACAGTTCCTCACAATACGAAGATCATTGACGGGGGTGGCAGGACCTTGACGCCAGGATTTATCGATATCCACACCCATCTGCAATTCAATGTCGGTCCCCATGAATTCATGGCAGCTCCAGCCGACTATCACGGGGCGCTTGCCTTATGGGAAGCAAACAACACACTCATGCGCGGATTCACCACCATGCGTGATGTCGGCGGTTCTGTCTGGGGTGTCAAAAGAGCCATTGATGAAGGCTATTTTCCCGGTCCACGCCTCTACTCAAGCGGATCGGTTATCGGCATGACCGCAGGGCATGGAGACTACAGAACCACCAACACCTTTCCCCGACAACTGGGAGGGGCTTCGGAGACAGAAATTGAACGACTCGGCATGACGTACTTTGCCGATGGCGTACCGGAAGTCCTTTCCGCCAGCCGGACCGTCATGCGTAGCGGTGCGGCATTCATCAAAATGTTTGTAGGCGGTGCAGTGTCCGGTCTGTATGATCCACTTGATGTCGCGGAATATTCGCTGGAAGAAATCAAGGCGGCAGCCCATGAAGCGGATCGATGGAACACCTATCTCGCTGTTCACACCTACACGGACAAAGCGACCATGACCTCCATTGAAGCCGGGGCAAAAACGCTTGAACACTGCAATCTGATCGGTGAAAAGACCGTCAAACACGCGGTTAAAAACGGATGTTACATCAGTGCTCAGACAGGTGTCTATCTCAGCCCTGCCCCGGAATCATTCACACCGGCTCAGGTTGCTCGCCAACAACAGGCTGCGGAAGGATTGGACAATCTGCTCACGCTTTGCCAAAAGCACAAAGCCAAGGTCGCTTTTGGATGTGATTTACTCGCTTCCCTTGCATCAAAAGAAACGCAATGCACTGAATTCGTTAACCGAACAAAATGGTTTTCAAACGTGGAAATTCTGAAACAGGCCACCTCTGTCAACGGGGAAATTCTTGCCTTGAGTGGGCCGCGCAACCCCTATCCCGGCAAACTCGGCGTTATTGAAAAAGGCGCGCTGGCAGACGTACTGCTTATCAATGGTAATCCACTCAAGGACCTGGACCTCCTGTTAAATCCGGATGAAAATATTGCCGTGATAGTCAAGGACGGCAAGGTCTACAAGGACACGCTCAGTCAGCACAGCATAGGATAAAACAGCCATGGCTCCCCCCTTGCTAAACAGGATATGGCACACAAACCTCACACAACCATATTCATACATAGAGGGGCCGAACTCCAGTTCGGCCCCTCTCCTTTCTACAATGTCCCCTCTCATTCCCGAATTTCCCCCGACGTAGAAAAGCCCTCCATCAGAAAAAAAGAACGCATTGTATGTCATTGCCCCGCTCAACAGGACACCTCTCAAAAAAAAGTAAAAGAGAAGAGACACCTTCACAGGGCCCTCAAATCAACGGATTTCCTCTTATTTGGAAACAAACATTCGCCCCAGCAGATTAAAACAAGGACACAGAATACAGTCTCTCAAAACAAAAAAGGAAAAAACGACGAACTCAGAAACTAAAACGAATAAACGATATTCAGCCATTTCAATCGGGCGTGCCAATACATACCCTCAAGAGGAAAATGGCTTCAGTAAACCGACGACAGGAAGATCTTGTTATATATAGACAAAATGTTGTAATCATCGTGTTTTGATTTTTTTTTGTACTTTGTAAAAAAAAAGATCTTGATTATTTTTCAAAAAAAAGCTTTAATGATCTTTGAGAATAGGAAAATCCATGTACCAGATGATTTCGTGGTCAAAATCTTCCCTTTTTTTTGCCCACGACTGGTATACGTCCCCCCCCCTTCTACATTGAAGGGAACAAGCACAAGACAGACTATGACCAAAGAGATGAAAACGTCCAAAGACCGAGCAAAATTGAAACAGCAAAGAATCATCAAATTCTTCATTGATTCTGCCAACGAAATAATCAAACAGGATGGCGTTGGCGCAGTCACAATTCGCAAGGCCGCAGATCTTGCTGGATACACCAGCGCGACACTGTACAACTACTTCGACAACCTGCAACACTTGGTCTTTCTCGCGACCATGACATACCTTGAAGAGTATAATGCAGCCCTTCCTCGCTATTTGAAAGGGTCGAAAAACTCCATTGAACGATATATGCTGGTCTGCAAATGTTTTGCGGAATTCTCCTTCTCTGATCCTGAGATTTACGAATTACTGTTCTTCACCCATAGCGATGAAAAACTCGAAGAATATACCAAACAATATTATGACCTTTTCCCTGAAAGAATCGTTAAGGACTGGCCTGCGCCACTCAACAAGATTTATGTGCTCAATAGCATCTACTCCCGCAGCTACATGATGCTGGACGACTGTATTCAAGAAGGATTCATTACGCCCGAAAAGGCACAGGATTTCAACGACGTCAATCTCCGCATATACAAAACCATTCTTCAAGATGTGCAGGAAGGCGAACTTACCAAGAAAGAAGCCATTTCCAAGACGATGAAATATTATTTTCAACTCATGGAATATTATATGGAACCGGACGCCTTACCTCTCTTGAAACAAGTCAAACAAAAACTGCAATAAACGTTTTTTCACGGATCATCCGTCACACAGTCAAACGCATCATATGAACAAAAAGGCATCATGCACAACCGTGCAAAAATATCCGTGGGCAACCAAGCCTTCCCACTAATCCATACCCATAAAATAAAGCGATGCAGATCAGAAAATTTATTCTCAGTCCATTTCAAACCAACGGATACCTGCTTTCAAAGAACGGACAAGCAATTTTCATCGATCCAGGAGATAACCCGACTGAGGCCATCTCCATCATACAACACGAAGGATTGACGCTAACCCATATTCTCATCACGCATATGCACAGCGACCATTTCTATGGAGCGGCCACACTCGCCAAGGCAACTCATGCCGAAATTTTGGCGAGCGCAGACGATGCCTTCATGGTCGAAACAGAAATTCGTGAAGCACCCCAATGGGGCTTTTCTCCGCTTGATGAACCTTTTTCCTTCACCTCCATCCAGCCCGGCGAGCTCGAATTCCTCGGCGAAAAATGCCAAATACTCGCCACCCCCGGGCACTCTCCAGGAAGTCTGACCTTCCACTTTACGGATAAAGGCATTGCATTTGTCGGGGACCTCATTTTTTATCGCAACATCGGCCGAACCGACTTTGAAGGCGGCGATCTGTCCACCCTGCTCAATTCTGTCAACACCCAAATATTCACTATGCCGGACGCAACGATTCTCTACCCCGGCCATGCCAACGCAACCAACGTGGCAGATGAAAAGGCGCACAATCCGCATTTTCGCCGATAGAACCCATACCATCCAATGCCTCAAGATAGGGGCAACACTCAAAAAGAAGCCTGTACGTAAAACATCACATCGTACGGGCTTCTTTTATTAGAATAGAGTCTGCCCCTTTTTTCCTTTACGTCCTCTCTCTTTTTCTATTTTCCCCCCTCTTCCATCTGTCAAAATGCCACAATTTTCTCTAAAAAAATCATTTTCTCTGTCAAAAAAGAAAAAAGAGCAATTTAATTAATTTCTCAACTTATTGTAATATATGATATATTAATATTTTCAATTTTATGATCATGGTTTTTTTTTAAAAACGATTGCAAAACAATCGCGGTTGTGCAAAAAATCACTTCCAACAAACAAACGCGATTAGCAATCTTTATGCGATCATATTATTGGCATTCAAAAAAGACCATAAACGCGTTTGAGGCAATTGAGGGAGCACACAAAATGCGCTCAGGGGGGTTGAGCAGTTTTCAACTGACTCAACAGTATTTTTTCTAATAACGTGGAGTGTTTCGGATGGAACCAAACAAGACAAAAAAAGTGAAGATAGACCCAAAAGTCTTTTTCCCTTCACTGACTATTGTGGGAATCCTGAGCTACCTGACTGTCAGGGATTTGGATGCGGCCAACAAAGTCATCAACACACTGTTCAGCTACGTCACCAACACGTGGGGTTGGGCGTTTGAATGGTACATGATCATCATGTTGATCGGTTGGCTGTGGATGGTTTTCGGACCGTGGAAAAACAACAAACTGGGCGAAGAAGAACCAGAATTCAGCACAGCCAGCTGGGTCTTTTTACTCTTCGCGTCTTCGACGTCTGCCGCAGTTCTTTTCTGGGGGTCATATGAAGCATATTGCTACGTTTCCACACCGCCCTTCGGCTTTGAACCATTTTCCGTTACTGCCAAGGAATATGGACTGGCATACAGTCTCTTCCATTGGGGACCACTACCCTGGGCCGGATACGGATTCTTTACCGTCGCTTTCGGGTATTTTCTCTTTGTAAAAAAAATCAACGTCATGCGCCCAAGTGGAACGCTTGCTCCGATCATTGGCGAAAAAAACTGCAAGGGAATACTCGGGGCCATCATCGACAATATGTATATTGTCGGTCTGATTCTCGCCATGGGAACCAGCCTCGGTTTGTCCACCCCATTGGTCACGGAATGCATCGAATGGCTTTTTGGAATCCCGCACACCCTGCAACTTGATGCCACAATCATTGCCTGCTGGATTCTCCTGAACGCCATCTGCGTTGCCTTTGGCCTGTCCAAAGGTGTCAAAATGGCTTCTGACCTCAGAAGTTACCTGTCCATCTTTGTCCTTCTGTGGATCTTGTGCCTCGGTGGAACCACGTTCATCTTCAACTACTTCACTGACTCCGTCGGTATCATGTTGAGCAACTTCACCCGGATGCTCTTCTACACCGATCCCATCAGGGGTGGAGGTTTCCCGCAGGGTTGGACTGTCTTTTACTGGGCATGGTGGGTCATTTACGGAATTCAGACCTGCCTCTTCCTCGCACGTATCTCTCGTGGCCGCACGGTTCGACAGGTCTGCGTTGGCATGGTCAGCGGACTGACCGCCACCACCTGGTTCATGTGGACCGTCTTGAGTGGCAACACCATGGACCTCATCCATCGCGGTGTCATCAACATGCCGGAACTGGTCGCCAAATATGGTGCTCCACGAGCCGTTATCGAAACGTGGGCAGCATTGCCTTTCAGTACAGCCACAATGGTCATTTTCTTTGTGCTGTGCTTCATCGCAACCGTTACCCTTATCAACGCCTGTTCTTACACGTTGGCAATGTCAACATGCACAGAGGCTGATGGCTACAGCGAACCCCCTGTTTGGGTCCGTGTCGGTTGGTCGGTTCTCGTCGGAATCATCGGCGTCACCCTGCTTGCCCTTGGAGGACTCAAGCCTCTCCAGACGGCAATCATCGCAGGTGGCTGCCCGCTCTTCTTCGTCAACCTGATGATCATCTGGTCCTTCATCAAGGATGCACGAGCTAACAACTGGTAAAAAATCTGAAGGGGGAAGCCTCGACAGCTTCCCCCTTTTAAAAAGTAAAGGAGATTCACTCATGGATTTCAGACTGACAGATGAACAAGAATTATTCGTCGCGGGCGTCCGCGATCTGATGGAAAGCGAAAACTGGGAACAGTACTTCGTTGAGTGCGACAACAACCACGAATACCCCGAACGTTGGGTCAAGGCACTTGCCGAATTGGGCGTTGACACAATGCTCCTGCCCGAAGAGCACGACGGTATGGGCATGGATATGGTCACCCTGACCGCCATTTGGGAAGAACTCGGACGCCACGGTGCCCCGACCTATGTTCTCTATCAACTGCCCGGCTTCAACACGATCCTGCGTCACGGTACCCAGGAACAGATCGACACGATTTTCGCATTTCGCGGGACCGGCAAACAGATGTGGAACTCCGCCATCACCGAACCCAGCGCAGGTTCCGACGTTGGCAGCCTGAAGACCAATTACACCCGTAAAGACGGCAAGGTCTACCTCAACGGTCAAAAATGCTTCATCACAAGCTCCCTTCATGCCCCGTATCTCGTGGTCATGGCTCGTGATTCCGCATCCGAAAAGCCCATCTTCACTGAGTGGTTCGTTGACATGAGCAAAGAAGGCGTCAAGCTGAACCCGCTCGACAAGCTCGGCCTGCGCATGGACAGCTGCTGTGAAATCGTATTCGACAATGTTGAACTGGAAGAAAAAGACATGTTCGGCACCGAAGGCAACGGCTTCAACCGCGTCAAAGCCGAATTTGACGATGAACGGTTCCTGGTCGCCTGCACCAACTACGGTGTCGCTCTGTGCGCTTACGAAGATGCGGCAAAATACGCGAATCAGCGTGTCCAGTTTGGTGAAACCATTGGCCGCACTCAGCTCATTCAGGAAAAATTCGCTCACATGGCTATCAAGCTGAACAGCATGAAAAACATGCTGTTTGAAACCGCATGGAAAACCGATCAGGGCACTGCCACTTCCGGTGATTCCGCCATGTGCAAATACTTCTGCGCAAATGCCTCTTTCGAAGTCATTGACACCTCCATGCAGGTTCTCGGCGGCATCGGCGTGACCGGCCATCGTGTCGCTCGCTTCTGGCGTGACCTCCGCATCGACCGTCTCTCCGGCGGCTCTGATGAAATGCAGATCCTCACACTTGGCCGTGCTGAATTGAAAAAATACCGCTAAAGTCAAAACGATCAAAACTGAAATAATCAGGTTAGATACATGTCCAATAAAATAAATACACCCAAATTCGGCCCACTGACAGGCGTCCGCGTCATCTTCTCGGCTATCGAGATCGCTGGTCCCTTCTCAGCACAAATGCTGGCTGAATGGGGTGCGGAAGTCATCTGGGTTGAACACACGGCATACGCGGACACGATTCGCGTCCAGCCGAATTACCCGGAACTGTCTCGCCGCAACCTGCACGCCATGTCCTTGAATATCTTCTCCGATGAGGGCAAAGAGACCTTCCTGAAACTCATCGAAAGTGCCGACGTGCTGATCGAAGCAAGCAAAGGCCCCGCTTTCGCACGTCGCGGCCTTCCCGATGACTTGCTCTGGGAACACAATCCCAAACTGGTTGTTGGCCATCTGTCCGGTTTCGGTCAGTAC
Encoded here:
- a CDS encoding FadR/GntR family transcriptional regulator gives rise to the protein MSITHLNSEGLGRWPSLPEELASIIARQIQEGDFKPGDVLPSETALAKTFSVSRTVVREALARLKFEGILKSKRGSGPVVCDEYSRKIFTLPSVFASDENKADIIEFRLIMEGESAALAAVRRTDEHLAKMAAHLDELSQAIVDKESGLIPDYAFHAILAEAAGNEYIMSFIRFLSARLLKGVQDARALSNQDYERSKLVFQEHKKIYEAIVAKQPFEAREAVHEHLHNSASRQGIELEPILFQSDT
- a CDS encoding diacylglycerol kinase, yielding MTSFLKARMRRIFNAFTYSVQGFGFALKQKPFQEELLVCVILVPVALWLDVSMVETLLLVGSLIGVLVAEIFNTAIEAVVDRIGPEKHVLSGAAKDLGSVGVLVAILWAVGVWGCVVWGM
- a CDS encoding sulfatase-like hydrolase/transferase, whose product is MAWLKKILNRLNFAGFVGTWLLFISLDVFNGLLLYGVTFRGFALADTFRAVLIDALLAVPAVFLSRRAYKWFTVPAFVALMVASLCNTFHILTYQSGISTYAIFSMIETTGPESSEFFVDQVSLLKVMGVLFSCVIPVLLFLRVIKREVLFGKKGVIVIGTILLVVSGFVAKTAVEQGKRFLGSHPGYMVVWSLDRYVKESRRAAHEKVVPVGIFGTLETDDSPLTCVIVVGESANRNHMGIYGYARDTTPYAEKDDWLVFDDVTSPATHTIPSLKQVLRLGALEQNDFQPSIIDLFNACGFKTFWLSNQTAPKGSGNILETMTARASARHYINLSRKEGKSATYDGELLPHLEKALADPAPKKAVFLHLLGSHLTYALRYPRERMIFAPDSREGVALKEWADDEAIEHINHYDNSLAYTDFVLHRVVEAVKNVPDTSFVLYFSDHGQDVYDSRYMRGCSEKNPTKNMVEVPMLFWMSPAYRESHANIATALEGIIHRPYSTCSLSGTIAKLARIRSEKLDGLHTLLSKEGDTARVIHGHSYKDMVR
- a CDS encoding amidohydrolase family protein, with translation MKGKTPQDQQDSHANSRRDFLKTASAAAVAVGIGVGMAHTTHAAMPASPLMTKDEEGHETLLIKNVNIFDGTHDQLKKGMSVLIKGNTIVEISTNFTVPHNTKIIDGGGRTLTPGFIDIHTHLQFNVGPHEFMAAPADYHGALALWEANNTLMRGFTTMRDVGGSVWGVKRAIDEGYFPGPRLYSSGSVIGMTAGHGDYRTTNTFPRQLGGASETEIERLGMTYFADGVPEVLSASRTVMRSGAAFIKMFVGGAVSGLYDPLDVAEYSLEEIKAAAHEADRWNTYLAVHTYTDKATMTSIEAGAKTLEHCNLIGEKTVKHAVKNGCYISAQTGVYLSPAPESFTPAQVARQQQAAEGLDNLLTLCQKHKAKVAFGCDLLASLASKETQCTEFVNRTKWFSNVEILKQATSVNGEILALSGPRNPYPGKLGVIEKGALADVLLINGNPLKDLDLLLNPDENIAVIVKDGKVYKDTLSQHSIG
- a CDS encoding TetR/AcrR family transcriptional regulator, giving the protein MTKEMKTSKDRAKLKQQRIIKFFIDSANEIIKQDGVGAVTIRKAADLAGYTSATLYNYFDNLQHLVFLATMTYLEEYNAALPRYLKGSKNSIERYMLVCKCFAEFSFSDPEIYELLFFTHSDEKLEEYTKQYYDLFPERIVKDWPAPLNKIYVLNSIYSRSYMMLDDCIQEGFITPEKAQDFNDVNLRIYKTILQDVQEGELTKKEAISKTMKYYFQLMEYYMEPDALPLLKQVKQKLQ
- a CDS encoding MBL fold metallo-hydrolase, translating into MQIRKFILSPFQTNGYLLSKNGQAIFIDPGDNPTEAISIIQHEGLTLTHILITHMHSDHFYGAATLAKATHAEILASADDAFMVETEIREAPQWGFSPLDEPFSFTSIQPGELEFLGEKCQILATPGHSPGSLTFHFTDKGIAFVGDLIFYRNIGRTDFEGGDLSTLLNSVNTQIFTMPDATILYPGHANATNVADEKAHNPHFRR
- the caiT gene encoding L-carnitine/gamma-butyrobetaine antiporter, encoding MEPNKTKKVKIDPKVFFPSLTIVGILSYLTVRDLDAANKVINTLFSYVTNTWGWAFEWYMIIMLIGWLWMVFGPWKNNKLGEEEPEFSTASWVFLLFASSTSAAVLFWGSYEAYCYVSTPPFGFEPFSVTAKEYGLAYSLFHWGPLPWAGYGFFTVAFGYFLFVKKINVMRPSGTLAPIIGEKNCKGILGAIIDNMYIVGLILAMGTSLGLSTPLVTECIEWLFGIPHTLQLDATIIACWILLNAICVAFGLSKGVKMASDLRSYLSIFVLLWILCLGGTTFIFNYFTDSVGIMLSNFTRMLFYTDPIRGGGFPQGWTVFYWAWWVIYGIQTCLFLARISRGRTVRQVCVGMVSGLTATTWFMWTVLSGNTMDLIHRGVINMPELVAKYGAPRAVIETWAALPFSTATMVIFFVLCFIATVTLINACSYTLAMSTCTEADGYSEPPVWVRVGWSVLVGIIGVTLLALGGLKPLQTAIIAGGCPLFFVNLMIIWSFIKDARANNW
- the caiA gene encoding crotonobetainyl-CoA dehydrogenase, which produces MDFRLTDEQELFVAGVRDLMESENWEQYFVECDNNHEYPERWVKALAELGVDTMLLPEEHDGMGMDMVTLTAIWEELGRHGAPTYVLYQLPGFNTILRHGTQEQIDTIFAFRGTGKQMWNSAITEPSAGSDVGSLKTNYTRKDGKVYLNGQKCFITSSLHAPYLVVMARDSASEKPIFTEWFVDMSKEGVKLNPLDKLGLRMDSCCEIVFDNVELEEKDMFGTEGNGFNRVKAEFDDERFLVACTNYGVALCAYEDAAKYANQRVQFGETIGRTQLIQEKFAHMAIKLNSMKNMLFETAWKTDQGTATSGDSAMCKYFCANASFEVIDTSMQVLGGIGVTGHRVARFWRDLRIDRLSGGSDEMQILTLGRAELKKYR